Below is a genomic region from Pseudomonas svalbardensis.
AGCCGTTCGAAACACACCACAACGCCCTGGACATGGACATGTACCTGCGCATCGCGCCGGAGCTGTACCTCAAGCGTCTGGTGGTCGGTGGTTTTGAAAAAGTGTTCGAGATCAACCGCAACTTCCGTAACGAAGGCGTTTCGACTCGTCACAACCCTGAATTCACCATGTTGGAGTTCTACCAGGCTTACGCCGACTACGAAGACAACATGGACCTGACCGAAGAGCTGTTCCGCGAGCTGGCGCAGCTGGTTCTGGGCAGCACCGACGTGCCTTACGGCGACAAAGTGTTCCACTTCGGCGAACCATTCGTGCGTCTGTCGGTGTTCGACTCGATCCTCAAGTACAACCCTGAGCTGACCGCTGACGACCTGACCGACATCGACAAGGCCCGCGCCATCGCCAAGAAGGCCGGCGCCAAGGTGCTGGGCTTCGAAGGTCTGGGCAAATTGCAGGTGATGATTTTCGAAGAGCTGGTCGAGCACAAGCTGGAGCAGCCGCACTTCATCACTCAATACCCGTTCGAAGTGTCGCCGCTGGCCCGTCGTAACGACGACAACCCGAACGTCACCGACCGTTTCGAACTGTTCATCGGTGGCCGCGAAATCGCCAACGCCTACTCCGAGTTGAACGACGCGGAAGACCAGGCCGAGCGCTTCATGGCGCAGGTGGCTGACAAGGACGCCGGCGACGACGAAGCCATGCATTACGACGCCGACTTCGTTCGCGCGCTGGAGTACGGCATGCCGCCAACGGCCGGTGAAGGTATCGGCATCGACCGTCTGGTGATGCTGTTGACCAACTCCCCGTCGATCCGCGACGTGATCCTGTTCCCGCACATGCGGCCACAAGCGTAAGTGTTTCAATAAAAAAGCCGCCTAAAACAGGCGGCTTTTTATTGCCTGTCTGGTACAAACGTATCAATTGGTTACTTTTGAAGTAAGAGAGGAATACCTGTCGTGAACCGTGCAATTGCTCAAGAGGGTGCAGCGGACGTCGCCACTGCGGTCGCTGAAAGTGTTCAGTACCAGGGTCGCAAGGCCAGCCGACAGGGCAGTGAGCAGCGTCGACAGGACATTCTCGATGCGGCGATGCGCATTGTCGTGCGCGATGGCGTGCGGGCCGTGCGTCACCGCGCGGTGGCTGCCGAGGCCGGTGTGCCGCTGTCGGCCACCACTTACTATTTCAAGGACATCGATGACCTGCTCACCGATACCTTTGCCCAATACGTGGAACGCAGCGCGGCGTTCATGGCCAAGCTGTGGGCCAGCAACGAAGGCTTGCTGCGCGAGATGGTTGCTTATGGCGATGGCAGCCCCGAGTCGCGTTCCCAGCTGGCTGACGATATCGCGCGGCTGACCGCCGATTACGTGCAGCGCCAATTGCACAACCGTCGCGAACACTTGATGGCCGAGCAGGCGTTCCGTCAGGAGGCGCTGTTGAACCCGCGTCTGGCGGAGTTGGTGCGCTCGCATCAGCAAATTCTTCTGCAAGGCACCTGCCATTTTTTCGAGGTATTGGGTTCCCGCGAGCCACAACAGGATGCCAAAGTGTTGACGGCGATTATCGGACGGATGGAATATCAGGGCCTGCTCAACGACGGCGAGCCTGTCGCCGAAGCCGAAATGCTCGGCATCCTCACGCGGTATATGCACCTGGTATTGGCGTCGGTGTAACCCTCAGGGTTGTACGCTCAACCCCTGAGGGAGCGAGCCTGCTCGCGAATACGGTCTGACATTCAACATCTCTGTTGTCTGACACTCCGCCTTCGCGAGCAGGCTCGCTCCCACAGGGGGCCGGTGTTAGCCCAGGGCAAAGTGTGTTCATAGGGAGTGTTGAATGAAAGCCTGGCGTGTCGTTGTGATCGCCTTGTCGTTCCTGCTGCTTAGCGGCTGTCTGGTGACCTTCAAGGAGCCGCTGCCCTCGAGCGAGCCCGCGCCTAAAGGGTTGCTCGGCAAATGGACCAGCACCAACGCCTGGGGCGAACCGCTGAATCTGGAACTGACACGCCTGGGCGACAATCACTATCAGGCGGTCAGCTACTTCAAGGCTAAACCCAAGGAGCGTGAAGCCTATCCCTTCACGGTGACCCGCCATGGCAGTCGCTGGTACCTGTCGGCCAAGGTGCCGGCGCAGTTCGGCGGGCACTTCACGCTCTTCGGTTTCGAACTCACCGATAAGCATGAACTGGTGGTCTACAACCTCGACCTCGAGCAGATCAACCAGGCCCTGAGGCAAAAAGTCCTCAGCGGCGAAGGCTTCCAGACCGACGACGGCGACGGCGTGTTGATCAACAACGATCTGGACCAGGTTTTCGCCTACCTCGACGATCCGGCCAATTCCGATGTGTTCGTCGAGGCCGTGCGCTATCAGCGCCTGGCCAAAGCCAAATAAACCCAGCACGTAAACGGTTTTTCTACAGGAGTTTCGGGTGGACGATTACCAGCAGTCGATACGCATTTTGTCCGATCGCATTGTGCTGGCGCAGACGCCGATTCGCGTCCTGGATGCGGTGAAGTGGGACGACAGCATCCGCAAGGGTTTCCTCAAGGCCAAGGGCAAGGAAATGCCGGCGGTGGATCGCGATTACTACCTGAACCGGCCGCTGGCGTTCGACTCCAGCAAGGTGAAGCTGGAATTCCAGAACATCGAACGCGACATCACCCGTCAGCTTGGTCAGTTCAACCCGGTCGGCCAGATCATGCGCCGCATGTGCAAGGAATACCGCATGGTGGTGCGCATGCTCGAAGCGCGCGGCACCGAGGATTTCGGGCTGATTTCACAGGAGCTTTATGGTGCCGCTTCCGACGCGTTCCACGCTGGCGATCCGACACTTTCCGACCTGGGCCTGATGCTCTCGGATTACCTGAACAATATCGATGGCCGTGGCGACCTGAAGGACGAACCGAAAATCCTCACCGCCAAGGAAGCCGTCCACCTGCTGCAAACCCGCTTGAATAAGGTATTCGGCGAGGCCGAGGAAACCATTCGCGTATTCGAGTCCGACGGGATCGTTGCCGATGCGGCGGCTGGCGCCGACTACATCAAGATCCGCACCGACGCGATGTTCAACGACCGTGACGTGCGCGCCCTGGAAGTCCACGAAGGGCTGGTGCATGTGGGGACCACGCTCAATGGTCTGAACCAGCCGATCTGCACCTTCCTCTCCAAAGGTCCGCCGTCGTCGACGGTGACTCAGGAAGGCCTGGCGATCCTGATGGAAATCATCACTTTCGCCTCGTACCCGAGTCGCCTGCGCAAACTGACCAACCGCACCCGCGCCATTCACATGGTGGAAGAGGGCGCGGACTTCCTGCAGATCTTCGAGTTCTTCCGCGAGCAAGGTTTTGAAATGGCGGAAAGCTACGGCAACGCCAGTCGGGTTTTCCGTGGCTCGGTGCCGACAGGTCTGCCATTTACCAAAGACTTGTCCTACCTCAAGGGCTTTATCATGGTTTACAACTACATTCAGTTGGCCGTGCGTAAAGGCAAGCTTGAGCAGATACCGCTGCTGTTTTGCGGCAAGACCACGCTGGAAGACATGCGGACCTTGCGCCAGTTGGTGGATGAAGGGCTGGTGGTGCCACCGAAGTATTTGCCGGATCAGATCCGTGACCTGAACGCGCTGTCGGCGTGGATGTGCTTCTCCAACTTCCTCAATCACCTGAGCCTGGACCGGATCGAAGCGGATTACTCCAATATCCTGTGAACAATGAGATCCCCTGTGGGAGCGAGCTTGCTCGCGATGGCGGAATTACATTCAACATTTGTATCGCCTGACATACCGCTATCGCGAGCAAGCTCGCTCCCACAGGTACTGTGTTCCAACCCCTATTTTTGCGAGGTTTCAACGGATGAGATTCCTCGGGATTTTTTGCCTGCTGCTGACCTTGAACGGTTGCAGCTCGCTGCTGTTTTACCCCGAGCCCGGCCAGCTGTTTACCCCGGAAAAAGCCGAACTCGAATACCGCGACGTCACCCTGACCACCGCCGACGGCCTCAAGCTGCACGGCTGGTGGTTGCCGGCCAAACAAGGTGTCGAGGTCAAGGGCACGGTGCTGCATTTGCACGGTAACGGCGGCAATCTGCCCATGCATCTCGGGGGGAGTTGGTGGTTGCCAAAAGAAGGGTATCAAGTGTTGCTGCTGGACTATCGCGGCTACGGTCTGTCCGAGGGTGAACCGACGCTGCCAGCGATCTACCAGGACATCGACGCCGCGTTCAAATGGCTCGATCAGGCGCCGGAGGTCAAGGGCAAGCCGTTGATCCTCCTGGGCCAAAGCCTTGGCGGTTCGATGGCCGTGCATTATCTGGTTCAGCACCCTGAACGCCAGAAACAACTCAAGGCCTTCGTCCTCGACGGCGTGCCCGCCAGTTACCGCAGTATCGGTCAATTTGCCCTGAGCCATTCCTGGCTGACCTGGCTGGTTCAGGTGCCGCTGTCCTGGCTGGTGCCGGACGGCGACAGCGCGATCCATTCCATGACGCAGCTCAATGGCGTGCCGAAACTGATCTACCACAGCATCGACGATCCGATCGTGCCCCTTTCCAACGGCATACGTCTGTATCAAGCTGCGCCGCCGCCGCGGGTGCTGCAACTGACCCGTGGTGGTCATGTGCAGACGTTCGCCGACCCGGTCTGGCGCAAAGTCATGCTGCGTTTTCTCGACGACCCGCAGCATTTCAACGGTCTGCGCCGCCTGGGCGAAGTCCCGAATTACCCGGCGCCGAAAAATTCTGAAGATGAACCACCAGAGAGTCCGCAATGAGTGAAGAACGTAACGCCATCCCGCTGATCATCACCGGTATCTGCACCATCCTCGGCACCGTCGGGGCCTTGTGGTTCTACGGCTACCTGCACTTCGCCAAACCCGAAGATGCGCTGCTGCTCAGCGACTTCACCCTGCTCAAGACGGTGCCGGGCGAAGACTACAAGATCTCCCTGGAACCGGCCGCGCAAGTGGCGCAATGCATCGATGGCGTGCTGGTGATGTTCGACACCGAACAGAAAGGCCTGAGCGGCGTGTTGGTCAACAACAAGAAAAAAGCCGTGCGTTGCATGGGCGAGGAAACCCCGCAGAAGCTGCAACCGTAGCGCGCCCGATCTTTTGATCTTAAAAACAAAAGCCCCGCCTGATCAGATCAGGCGGGGCTTTTGTGTTTCAGCGAGTGGAGCTTAGTTCGAGCTAACCGCCGAACGCGGGATCACCGGCTGGTTGTCGTTGGAAATGGTCACTTCCACCCGACGGTTCATCGCACGGCCCGAGACGCTGCTGTTCTCGGCCACCGGGTATTCCTTGCCGTAACCCTGCGCCACGATACGCACTGGATCAACGCCCATTTTCACCAGCGCCGTGCGCACGGAACCGGCACGACGTTCGGACAGCGACTGGTTGTGGTTTGCGGTGCCCGTGCTGTCGGTGTAGCCCTCGACGATCACTTTGCGATCAGGGTTTTCCGAGAGGAACTGCGCCAGTTTGTTGATATTCACCAGACCGCTGGACTTCAGATCAGCCCTGTCAGTGGCGAACAACACATCACCGAACGTCACCAAGGTGCCGCGATCGGTCTGCTTGGCGTTCAGGCTGTCCTGCAATTGCTTGATCTGCGCGTCGCGGGCATCCAGACGAGCCTGGGCACGCTGCGCAGAAGCATTTTTCAGGTTGGCTTCAGCGTTGCGCAGGGCGATGGTCTGCTTCGCCACTTCAACACGTTGATTGGTCAGGTAAGCCAGTTGGTCGACCTTGGCCTGGTCTTCTTTGTCCTGATAAGCCTTGTCGGCCTTGTCCAGGTAATCGCTGGCTTCTTTGGTTTCCAGCGCCGCGACTTTGCTGGCTTGCGGGTTGGTTTGCAGGCCGGTGTAGTTAGTGCGGGCCTGTTCCAGATTCGCGTTCGGCGGCGTGGAGCAGGCAGCCAGTGCAACGCTTACGGCGAGCAGGGCAGGAATCATCAATTGTTTACGCATGGTGGTTTCGTCCTTTTAGTCGAGTAAGAAGTACGTCGTGCGGCGCCGCTTATTGCACAGTGCGCTGGCTTTCCTGACGCAGTTCCTGAACCCCTTTCTGAGAGTCCTTCACAGCCTGTTCAGCTTTGATCGCTTGGGCTTTGCGTTCAGCCACGCGAGCGTCCCACTCGGCCTGTTCGGCGAGGATTTTGGCTTCGGCATACTTTTTGTCGTGCATGGCGATTTCGGCTTGTTTGAGCTTGTCCTGCGCGGACTTCATTTCCACCGCCGCAAACTCGGTGCCGCCGGCACTGACGGCGCTGTTGACCGCCGATTCCGTCACGGCGAATTGCTCGCTTGGCGGGTTGCCGGCACAACCGGCCAGAACGAAGCTGCTGCCGATTGCCAGGGCAGCCAGTTTCAGGCCACGCAGGTGGGTGAATGAGGATTTGGCAGTTCGGGTTTTCATGGTCTTCAACTCCATTGGAATAACTCCTGAAAAACTTAAAAATCCATCCTGGGCAAGGAGCCGCAACCTTCAATTTCCGGGGGTGTTTTGAAACGGCCGTCCCAGGCGTGGTTAATGGCTGTGACCCAAGGCGTTTTTCGAAAGTTCAGAGAATATGGCCAATCGCCCGAAAAAACTTTGACCGAGCGGACAAGGCTCTAAATCGGGAATTACCATCACATGCAGGAGTATTCCCGGCCCTGAACGGGCCTGGGAATAGGCATTTCTGGAGGGAAAAGAAGCGCGGTAATCAGTGTTTCTGTTTATCGTCAACGGCCGACAAATCGTGCAAATGACGACGGGACAGCGCGAGAAAACGTGGAGTCGGACCGACGTCTTCGTACAGCGGATCACCTTCTTCGTCGGTGGCCACGACGGTCGAACCCTTCACATACGGGAAGCTCTTTTCGAGCTCTTCCAGGGCGGCGCCGATCAGCTCGCCGAGCAGTTCTTCGGGCTGCCGTTTGGGGTACATATCGATAATTGCCGCCAGCCGTGCGGCGGCCTCCACATCCAGATGAATCGAGTATCCGGTGTCGGTCAGGCGACCCTTGGCGTTTTCTTCCCAGTGATGGGCAAGCTCGCGGATTTTCATAGTGACCTCAATGCGCACCTGCTCGTGGCAGGCAGTGTCAGTGTCCGGCAATCGCCGGCGGCAGCCGTTGTAAGGCTTACTCTTCAGACTAGCTTTAACGCCCAAGGTTTAAAGTCCCTTCGTCGTCTAATGGTGAGCGTTGCCTGGGGGCTT
It encodes:
- a CDS encoding OmpA family protein, with the protein product MRKQLMIPALLAVSVALAACSTPPNANLEQARTNYTGLQTNPQASKVAALETKEASDYLDKADKAYQDKEDQAKVDQLAYLTNQRVEVAKQTIALRNAEANLKNASAQRAQARLDARDAQIKQLQDSLNAKQTDRGTLVTFGDVLFATDRADLKSSGLVNINKLAQFLSENPDRKVIVEGYTDSTGTANHNQSLSERRAGSVRTALVKMGVDPVRIVAQGYGKEYPVAENSSVSGRAMNRRVEVTISNDNQPVIPRSAVSSN
- a CDS encoding TetR/AcrR family transcriptional regulator, which gives rise to MNRAIAQEGAADVATAVAESVQYQGRKASRQGSEQRRQDILDAAMRIVVRDGVRAVRHRAVAAEAGVPLSATTYYFKDIDDLLTDTFAQYVERSAAFMAKLWASNEGLLREMVAYGDGSPESRSQLADDIARLTADYVQRQLHNRREHLMAEQAFRQEALLNPRLAELVRSHQQILLQGTCHFFEVLGSREPQQDAKVLTAIIGRMEYQGLLNDGEPVAEAEMLGILTRYMHLVLASV
- the lysS gene encoding lysine--tRNA ligase, whose translation is MSDLELDPQALQQEENSLIALRKEKLAAERAKGNAFPNDFRRDNYCEDLQKQYADKTKEELAEAAIPVKVAGRLMLNRGSFMVIQDMSGRIQVYVNRKTLSEETLAAVKTWDLGDIIAAEGTLARSGKGDLYVEMTSVRLLTKSLRPLPDKHHGLTDTESRYRQRYVDLIVNEDVRQTFRVRSQVIAHIRSFLMKRDFLEVETPMLQTIPGGAAAKPFETHHNALDMDMYLRIAPELYLKRLVVGGFEKVFEINRNFRNEGVSTRHNPEFTMLEFYQAYADYEDNMDLTEELFRELAQLVLGSTDVPYGDKVFHFGEPFVRLSVFDSILKYNPELTADDLTDIDKARAIAKKAGAKVLGFEGLGKLQVMIFEELVEHKLEQPHFITQYPFEVSPLARRNDDNPNVTDRFELFIGGREIANAYSELNDAEDQAERFMAQVADKDAGDDEAMHYDADFVRALEYGMPPTAGEGIGIDRLVMLLTNSPSIRDVILFPHMRPQA
- a CDS encoding alpha/beta hydrolase, whose product is MRFLGIFCLLLTLNGCSSLLFYPEPGQLFTPEKAELEYRDVTLTTADGLKLHGWWLPAKQGVEVKGTVLHLHGNGGNLPMHLGGSWWLPKEGYQVLLLDYRGYGLSEGEPTLPAIYQDIDAAFKWLDQAPEVKGKPLILLGQSLGGSMAVHYLVQHPERQKQLKAFVLDGVPASYRSIGQFALSHSWLTWLVQVPLSWLVPDGDSAIHSMTQLNGVPKLIYHSIDDPIVPLSNGIRLYQAAPPPRVLQLTRGGHVQTFADPVWRKVMLRFLDDPQHFNGLRRLGEVPNYPAPKNSEDEPPESPQ
- a CDS encoding DUF4398 domain-containing protein, whose translation is MELKTMKTRTAKSSFTHLRGLKLAALAIGSSFVLAGCAGNPPSEQFAVTESAVNSAVSAGGTEFAAVEMKSAQDKLKQAEIAMHDKKYAEAKILAEQAEWDARVAERKAQAIKAEQAVKDSQKGVQELRQESQRTVQ
- a CDS encoding pilin assembly protein, which gives rise to MKIRELAHHWEENAKGRLTDTGYSIHLDVEAAARLAAIIDMYPKRQPEELLGELIGAALEELEKSFPYVKGSTVVATDEEGDPLYEDVGPTPRFLALSRRHLHDLSAVDDKQKH
- a CDS encoding flavohemoglobin expression-modulating QEGLA motif protein, with amino-acid sequence MDDYQQSIRILSDRIVLAQTPIRVLDAVKWDDSIRKGFLKAKGKEMPAVDRDYYLNRPLAFDSSKVKLEFQNIERDITRQLGQFNPVGQIMRRMCKEYRMVVRMLEARGTEDFGLISQELYGAASDAFHAGDPTLSDLGLMLSDYLNNIDGRGDLKDEPKILTAKEAVHLLQTRLNKVFGEAEETIRVFESDGIVADAAAGADYIKIRTDAMFNDRDVRALEVHEGLVHVGTTLNGLNQPICTFLSKGPPSSTVTQEGLAILMEIITFASYPSRLRKLTNRTRAIHMVEEGADFLQIFEFFREQGFEMAESYGNASRVFRGSVPTGLPFTKDLSYLKGFIMVYNYIQLAVRKGKLEQIPLLFCGKTTLEDMRTLRQLVDEGLVVPPKYLPDQIRDLNALSAWMCFSNFLNHLSLDRIEADYSNIL